A stretch of the Candidatus Binatia bacterium genome encodes the following:
- a CDS encoding WYL domain-containing protein, with product MDKADKDILKQVLEATYEHKLLKLQYFTSEGKAGPVREIEPYSVIETKGGVMIRAYQRAPIPGWRFFHLDQIVSLAGSKETFKPRRG from the coding sequence ATGGACAAGGCCGACAAGGACATCCTCAAGCAGGTGCTCGAGGCCACCTACGAGCACAAGCTGCTGAAGCTGCAGTACTTCACCAGCGAGGGCAAGGCAGGCCCCGTGCGCGAGATCGAACCCTATTCGGTGATCGAGACCAAGGGCGGCGTGATGATCCGCGCCTACCAGCGCGCGCCCATTCCCGGCTGGCGCTTCTTCCACCTCGACCAGATCGTCAGCCTCGCCGGCAGCAAGGAGACCTTCAAACCGCGCCGCGG